In Arthrobacter sp. QXT-31, one genomic interval encodes:
- a CDS encoding putative quinol monooxygenase, with the protein MSAPIDLQATFIPNDGEFFRVKLALEIAIDEVVNEPGCIRYELTEATEEKLVLTERWESEEALDAHSKGIALQDLNESLSALLAEPVKVERL; encoded by the coding sequence ATGAGTGCACCCATCGACCTGCAGGCCACGTTCATCCCCAACGACGGCGAATTCTTCCGTGTGAAGCTCGCCCTGGAAATCGCCATCGACGAGGTAGTCAACGAGCCCGGCTGCATCCGGTACGAGCTCACCGAGGCGACGGAGGAGAAGCTGGTCCTGACTGAGCGCTGGGAGTCGGAAGAGGCCCTCGACGCGCACTCCAAGGGCATCGCCCTGCAGGACCTGAACGAATCCCTCAGCGCGCTGCTGGCCGAACCGGTCAAGGTGGAACGCCTCTAG
- the trxA gene encoding thioredoxin has product MATVDITGEQFASTIEGNDIVLVDFWAEWCGPCRQFAPTFSAASEKHPDVVFAKVDTEAEQQLAAEAGISSIPTLMAFREKVLVFSQPGALPAAQLEQVIDAVKALDMEEVHAHVARSQAEAAAAAGNAPAKNAGPQDGSQIPDF; this is encoded by the coding sequence ATGGCTACCGTTGACATCACAGGTGAACAGTTCGCATCGACCATCGAGGGCAATGACATTGTCCTGGTGGACTTCTGGGCTGAATGGTGCGGCCCCTGCCGCCAGTTCGCTCCCACGTTCTCCGCGGCGTCCGAGAAGCACCCGGACGTCGTCTTCGCGAAAGTGGACACCGAAGCCGAGCAGCAGCTCGCAGCGGAGGCAGGCATCTCCTCGATCCCCACGCTGATGGCATTCCGCGAGAAGGTGCTGGTGTTCTCGCAGCCCGGCGCGCTGCCCGCCGCGCAGCTAGAGCAGGTCATCGACGCCGTCAAGGCCCTCGACATGGAGGAAGTCCACGCGCACGTGGCCCGCTCCCAGGCCGAGGCTGCCGCAGCGGCCGGCAACGCCCCAGCCAAGAACGCCGGACCGCAGGACGGCTCGCAGATCCCGGACTTCTAA
- a CDS encoding AMP-binding protein: MRAYTAGDADVPLLEETIGQNFERVVAQFPLHDALIEAAPVPGADARRWSYTKLNDDVDRLSRGLLALGVAKGERIGIWSPNCAEWTILQYATAKIGAVLVNVNPSYRSHELEFVVKQNGMRMLVTAPSDRNSDYVGMARQALAECPDLRELVFLPDFGLEGLDAGVPLSEQELTYAELLKRADAVGHSVLLARMAGLGPHDPVNLQYTSGTTGFPKGATLTHHNILNNGYAIGELLGYTEHDRVVIPVPFYHCFGMVIGNLNALSHGAATIIPGRGFTPAAALEAVQDFGGTSLYGVPTMFIAELALPDFASYDLSTLRTGVMAGSPCPIEVMNRVISEMNMKDVAICYGMTETSPVSTMTRAGDTLQQRTETVGRTMPRLESKIVDLAGEVVERGEIGELCTRGYAVMQGYWNQPEKTAEAIDADGWMHTGDLARMDDDGYVVIEGRMKDMVIRGGENIYPREIEEFLYTHPSVQDVQVIGVPDAKYGEELMACVILKPGAAPLDAAAVAEFCRGKLAHFKVPRYVEVRDSFPMTVSGKIRKVEMREEAVARLGL; encoded by the coding sequence ATGCGCGCTTACACCGCCGGGGACGCAGACGTCCCCCTGCTCGAGGAAACCATCGGCCAGAACTTTGAGCGCGTGGTGGCGCAGTTCCCGCTGCATGACGCGCTGATCGAAGCCGCCCCCGTGCCGGGCGCGGATGCCCGCCGCTGGAGCTACACCAAACTGAACGACGACGTCGACCGGCTGTCCCGCGGGCTCCTCGCCTTGGGCGTCGCGAAGGGTGAGCGGATCGGCATCTGGAGCCCGAACTGCGCGGAATGGACCATCCTGCAGTACGCCACCGCGAAGATCGGGGCGGTCCTGGTGAACGTGAACCCTTCGTACCGCAGCCACGAGCTGGAGTTCGTGGTGAAACAAAACGGCATGCGGATGCTGGTCACGGCACCCTCGGACCGGAACAGCGACTACGTGGGCATGGCCCGCCAGGCGCTCGCCGAATGCCCCGACCTCCGCGAGCTCGTGTTCCTGCCGGATTTCGGATTGGAGGGGCTCGACGCCGGCGTCCCCCTAAGTGAGCAGGAGCTCACCTACGCTGAGCTGCTGAAGCGGGCTGACGCCGTCGGGCATTCTGTCCTGCTGGCCCGCATGGCCGGCCTCGGTCCGCACGATCCCGTCAACCTGCAGTACACCTCCGGAACCACAGGCTTCCCCAAGGGCGCCACGCTGACGCACCACAACATCCTCAATAACGGGTACGCCATCGGCGAGCTGCTGGGGTACACCGAGCACGACCGGGTGGTGATTCCGGTGCCTTTCTACCACTGCTTCGGAATGGTGATCGGGAACCTGAACGCACTGAGCCACGGCGCCGCGACGATCATTCCGGGACGGGGCTTCACGCCGGCCGCCGCGCTGGAGGCCGTGCAGGATTTCGGCGGAACGTCGCTGTACGGGGTTCCCACCATGTTCATCGCCGAGCTCGCGCTGCCCGACTTCGCCTCGTACGACCTCTCCACGCTCCGCACCGGGGTGATGGCCGGCTCGCCGTGCCCCATCGAGGTGATGAACCGGGTGATTTCCGAGATGAACATGAAGGACGTGGCCATCTGTTACGGCATGACGGAGACGTCGCCGGTGTCCACCATGACCCGCGCCGGCGACACCCTGCAGCAGCGGACGGAAACCGTAGGACGCACCATGCCGCGGCTGGAAAGCAAGATCGTGGATCTGGCCGGGGAGGTCGTGGAGCGGGGCGAGATCGGTGAACTGTGTACCCGCGGCTACGCCGTGATGCAGGGGTACTGGAACCAGCCCGAGAAAACAGCCGAGGCCATCGATGCGGACGGCTGGATGCACACCGGGGACCTGGCGCGGATGGACGACGACGGGTACGTGGTGATCGAGGGCCGGATGAAGGACATGGTGATCCGCGGCGGCGAGAACATCTACCCGCGCGAGATCGAGGAGTTCCTCTACACGCACCCGTCCGTCCAGGACGTGCAGGTGATCGGAGTCCCGGACGCCAAGTACGGCGAGGAACTCATGGCCTGCGTCATCCTCAAGCCCGGGGCCGCGCCGCTGGACGCCGCGGCGGTGGCGGAGTTCTGCCGCGGAAAGCTGGCGCACTTCAAGGTGCCCCGCTACGTCGAGGTGCGGGACAGCTTCCCCATGACGGTGTCCGGCAAGATCCGCAAGGTGGAGATGCGCGAGGAAGCCGTCGCCCGCCTGGGTCTCTGA